The following coding sequences lie in one Arachis ipaensis cultivar K30076 chromosome B05, Araip1.1, whole genome shotgun sequence genomic window:
- the LOC107640768 gene encoding uncharacterized protein LOC107640768, producing the protein MTNPRGKCKAITLRSGKAVKEAPSSHNLQEEEASKNLEIKEEEEIHTTTPPKEVMKPYVPKAPYPQRLRKDRKDSQFSRFLEIFKRLQINIPFAEALEQIPLYAKFLKELMTKKRIWGEKKTVVLTEECSAIIQKKLSQKMKDPGSFQIPCIIGDISIEKALCDLGASSNFMPLAMMKRMRIEEAKTTRMALKLANRTFKFPHGVVEDLFVKVGEFIFPADVVVLDIEEEANASIILGSPFLATAGAIIDV; encoded by the coding sequence ATGACCAATCCAAGAGGgaaatgcaaggccatcacattaagaagtgggaaggcaGTGAAGGAGGCACCCTCAAGCCACAACTTGCAGGAAGAAGAGGCTTCCAAGAACTTAGAAatcaaagaggaagaagagatacATACTACAACTCCACCAAAGGAAGTCATGAAGCCCTATGTGCCAAAAGCACCCTACCCACAAAGGCTAAGAAAAGATAGGAAGGACAGCCAGTTTTCTAGGTTCTTGGAGATCTTCAAGAGGCTTCAAATTAACATACCTTttgctgaagcattagagcaaATACCActctatgctaagtttctaaaggagCTCATGACCAAGAAAAGAATCTGGGGAGAGAAGAAAACCGTAGTGCTCAcagaggaatgtagtgccattatACAAAAGAAGCTTTCCCAAAAgatgaaggatcctgggagcttccaaatCCCATGCATCATAGGAGACATTAGTATTGAGAAAGCATTGTGTGACCTGGGAGCTAGCAGCAACTTTATGCCCTTGGCCATGATGAAGAGAATGAGAATTGAAGAAGCCAAgacaacaagaatggcacttaaACTAGCAAATAGAACATTCAAGTTCCCCCATGGAGTAGTGGAGGACTTGTTCGTTAAGGTGGGAGAATTCATCTTCCCAGCAGATGTTGTAGTGCTTGACATAGAAGAAGAGGCCAATGCATCAATCATACTAGGGAGTCCATTTTTGGCAACAGCTGGAGCTATAATTGATGTATAA